The proteins below come from a single Chryseobacterium capnotolerans genomic window:
- a CDS encoding outer membrane beta-barrel family protein, with protein MKKTLFAISLVSSVFAFSQEKNNNSTKEKQIDGIVITKTKKAVEQKADRTVFDFSEQPQLNNGNVLEGVKKLPGLVATDIAGMMYQGKMLEVFLNGRPLNITSNDLTAFLEGMPANSVERIEIITQPGAEFPATSGGAIMNIITNKNANKYLTATYSGNYSFTNYDQYRSRTTNSVNLNARNKYFGWQLNVGQNYRESMLNGQQDELLTSHTDRYARGYFAKSGLSFDLGQDRLLLNYDIYHNNNDNYTLSDGHGDLPFKRNPADLKEAFYTSSDVAHTNTLRQEAVVTYQKRFGDKSQKLDFQFGYTRSDNKFSQDNYFQDGIFVTEPTVPLDSPTNGLKDILNNKSVMNIANFKVDYAQPIKLLDGGKVSFGGLYEKQNYDTESFGLTNLEYQRQTASTYLEFQAKLKKFDFTLGTRAENYDISGVTRYIKDKKLIEDNLLPFNKFKFFPNASVQYSMMNQVYIAANYNRKISLPSISALNPNNVTFSGPSTEVNGNPNLQPTIFDNYEIKVSAFDYAFIGYSVSSASNQVAQIIRKDGRKLFNEQINISNMRIHNFNIGLPVPFQIFTKSIGEIMKSNFNPDKMNFMYIYAGYQKHDIDNLNNKGFWIFNIMTQIILPKDIKLTANYSYLTPKAGYFYFTAEKPFNNSLDLTLTKKFMNNRLTLSVFANDIFNGQMMQVRSNPPSGTPVMISSKYDTRNFGISINYKIPTKNKLAKEDPNILNQTKKEDNGGVMQQGQQ; from the coding sequence ATGAAAAAAACTCTATTCGCTATATCGCTGGTAAGCTCTGTATTTGCTTTTTCTCAGGAAAAAAATAATAACAGCACCAAAGAAAAACAAATTGACGGCATTGTTATCACCAAAACTAAAAAAGCCGTTGAACAAAAAGCAGACCGTACTGTTTTTGATTTTTCTGAACAACCTCAGCTTAATAACGGAAATGTTCTGGAAGGAGTTAAAAAGCTTCCGGGACTTGTCGCTACAGACATTGCCGGAATGATGTACCAGGGAAAAATGCTGGAAGTATTTCTTAACGGAAGACCTTTAAACATTACTTCTAATGATCTGACAGCTTTCCTGGAGGGGATGCCTGCCAATTCTGTAGAAAGAATTGAAATCATTACCCAACCGGGAGCTGAATTTCCTGCGACTTCGGGAGGTGCAATCATGAATATCATCACCAACAAAAACGCTAATAAATATTTAACGGCCACCTATTCGGGAAATTATTCCTTCACGAATTATGATCAATATAGAAGCAGAACGACTAATTCCGTGAATTTAAATGCTAGAAATAAATATTTCGGTTGGCAATTGAACGTAGGGCAAAATTACCGTGAAAGCATGCTGAATGGTCAGCAAGATGAGCTTTTAACAAGTCATACAGACAGGTATGCACGTGGATATTTTGCAAAATCAGGATTAAGTTTTGATTTAGGTCAGGACAGATTATTATTAAACTACGATATATATCACAATAATAATGACAATTACACTTTAAGTGATGGACATGGAGATTTACCTTTCAAGAGAAATCCGGCGGATTTAAAAGAAGCGTTTTATACCTCTTCAGATGTTGCCCATACCAATACTTTGAGACAGGAGGCAGTGGTAACCTATCAGAAACGTTTTGGGGACAAATCTCAAAAACTTGATTTCCAATTTGGCTACACCAGATCAGACAACAAGTTTTCTCAGGATAATTACTTTCAGGATGGAATATTTGTAACTGAACCTACTGTACCTCTTGATAGCCCTACTAATGGTTTAAAAGATATTCTGAATAATAAATCGGTAATGAATATCGCCAATTTCAAAGTAGACTATGCACAGCCCATCAAGCTTCTGGATGGTGGAAAAGTAAGCTTTGGGGGATTGTATGAGAAACAGAATTATGATACAGAAAGTTTTGGTTTAACCAATCTTGAATACCAGAGACAAACCGCTTCTACTTATCTTGAATTTCAGGCAAAACTGAAAAAATTTGATTTCACATTGGGAACCCGTGCTGAAAACTATGATATTTCAGGAGTAACAAGGTATATTAAAGATAAAAAACTGATAGAGGATAATTTACTTCCTTTCAATAAGTTTAAATTCTTCCCGAATGCCAGTGTACAATACAGCATGATGAATCAGGTTTATATTGCCGCAAACTATAACCGAAAAATCAGCTTACCTAGTATTTCTGCCCTGAACCCGAATAATGTAACGTTCTCCGGACCCAGTACAGAAGTAAACGGTAACCCGAATCTACAGCCTACGATCTTTGATAACTATGAAATAAAAGTATCGGCATTTGATTATGCATTTATCGGGTATAGTGTAAGTTCAGCAAGCAACCAGGTAGCTCAGATTATCAGAAAAGACGGAAGAAAACTCTTCAATGAGCAGATTAATATCTCTAATATGAGAATCCATAATTTCAATATTGGACTTCCTGTTCCGTTTCAGATTTTTACCAAGTCTATAGGTGAGATTATGAAGTCGAACTTCAATCCTGACAAAATGAATTTTATGTACATTTATGCAGGATATCAGAAACATGACATTGACAACCTGAACAATAAAGGATTCTGGATCTTCAATATTATGACTCAGATTATTTTACCTAAAGATATCAAACTAACGGCTAATTATAGTTATCTGACCCCAAAAGCAGGATATTTCTACTTTACTGCAGAGAAGCCATTCAACAATTCGCTTGATCTGACGCTCACAAAGAAATTTATGAACAACCGTCTTACGCTTTCAGTTTTTGCCAATGATATTTTCAACGGACAGATGATGCAGGTACGTTCTAATCCACCATCTGGAACACCGGTAATGATCAGCAGTAAATATGACACAAGAAACTTTGGAATCTCTATCAATTATAAAATTCCTACCAAGAATAAATTGGCGAAAGAGGATCCAAATATCCTAAACCAAACCAAGAAAGAAGATAACGGCGGAGTTATGCAGCAAGGACAGCAATAG
- a CDS encoding LytR/AlgR family response regulator transcription factor, producing MNKIKCIIVDDEPLAISLLEQYVQKIPFLELVFSIENPIEALEYIQNNDSDLIFLDIQMPELTGINFMKIVGAKQKYILTTAYSEYALEGYEHNIVDYLLKPISFERFLKSTLKAQERFSFQEEDAHFFVKSSGQQHRINFNEILYIESIKDYVNIRTSEEEYIVLDTLKSMENQLSEKFVRIHKSFIVNLDKVKSIGAKKLVLPEYEIPIGDSYRANLLDRLK from the coding sequence ATGAATAAGATAAAATGTATCATCGTTGATGACGAACCTTTGGCTATTTCGCTTCTTGAACAGTATGTACAGAAAATTCCTTTTCTTGAACTGGTTTTTTCCATAGAAAACCCAATTGAGGCATTAGAATATATTCAGAACAATGATTCAGATCTTATCTTTCTGGATATTCAGATGCCTGAACTTACAGGAATCAATTTTATGAAGATTGTAGGGGCCAAACAAAAATATATTTTAACAACGGCCTATTCAGAATATGCATTGGAAGGATATGAGCATAATATTGTTGATTATCTTCTGAAACCCATATCCTTTGAACGGTTTCTGAAAAGTACACTAAAGGCACAGGAAAGGTTTTCTTTCCAGGAAGAAGATGCTCATTTCTTCGTTAAATCATCAGGGCAGCAGCATCGCATCAATTTTAATGAAATCCTTTATATTGAAAGTATCAAAGACTATGTGAATATCCGGACTTCCGAAGAAGAATATATCGTTCTGGATACACTTAAGTCTATGGAAAATCAGCTATCTGAAAAGTTTGTAAGAATTCATAAATCTTTTATCGTTAATCTGGATAAGGTCAAAAGTATCGGAGCTAAAAAGCTGGTGCTGCCAGAGTATGAAATCCCAATAGGAGATAGCTATAGAGCTAATTTACTGGATAGGCTGAAATAA
- a CDS encoding sensor histidine kinase: MKQRQLIFLHIFYWAMFLVGTIIVPYFVYDIQHIEFKFTYLLTSLICFYFNFFIIVPQFFDIKKLYKTIIGFSISVTCFVVIRYFTDEVLLPYFGGISNYPEGTNFGYYFFDNIYNSVTSIFISTVFCLFKIYSSLDAERLQLMEEKKNAELKALKTQINPHFIFNTLNNIYSLVYQKSEKALPAIEELGQLLRYSTKDLEKDCISLDKEIGYIDSLIELEKLRLRNPELILVEKNIQYPHLNISPMLLVPFVENTFKHGDLRGKGFELKISDQNKVLHFYLLNFKKIK; this comes from the coding sequence ATGAAACAAAGACAACTGATTTTTCTCCATATTTTTTATTGGGCTATGTTTTTGGTAGGGACAATTATTGTTCCTTATTTTGTGTATGATATACAACATATTGAGTTTAAATTCACTTATCTGCTGACCAGCTTAATTTGCTTTTACTTTAACTTTTTCATTATTGTTCCCCAATTTTTTGATATTAAAAAACTTTATAAAACCATTATAGGTTTTTCCATAAGTGTTACCTGTTTTGTGGTGATACGATATTTTACAGATGAGGTTTTGCTGCCTTATTTTGGAGGAATAAGCAACTATCCTGAAGGAACTAATTTTGGATATTATTTTTTTGATAATATTTATAATAGTGTAACGTCTATATTTATCAGTACCGTTTTCTGTTTATTTAAAATATATTCCTCGCTTGATGCAGAAAGACTTCAGCTTATGGAAGAAAAGAAAAATGCAGAACTGAAAGCTTTAAAAACCCAGATCAATCCCCATTTTATCTTCAATACATTAAATAATATTTATTCATTGGTGTATCAGAAGTCGGAGAAAGCATTACCTGCCATTGAAGAACTTGGACAATTATTGAGATACAGTACAAAAGATCTTGAAAAAGATTGTATTTCTCTGGATAAAGAGATTGGCTACATCGATAGTTTAATTGAGCTGGAAAAGTTGAGACTCAGAAATCCGGAACTTATTCTTGTGGAAAAAAATATTCAGTATCCTCATCTGAATATTTCCCCCATGCTTTTGGTGCCATTTGTTGAAAATACCTTTAAACATGGAGATCTTCGGGGCAAAGGATTTGAACTGAAAATTTCCGATCAGAATAAAGTATTACATTTTTACCTTTTAAATTTTAAAAAGATAAAATGA
- a CDS encoding nuclear transport factor 2 family protein — MKKQNLIFVLTLFCFMNLYAQNNAQNNAQNSIRETIEMYFDGWKKGDTLKVGKAMHSTCKLKNLKEDKVIVFDRKTYLSGFKPKTTFEKIESKILSLDITGNIAAAKCEIKTAKYIFTDYFNLMYTEGRWYIVDKISTRKEI; from the coding sequence ATGAAAAAACAAAACCTGATTTTCGTATTAACGCTTTTTTGCTTTATGAATCTTTATGCTCAAAACAATGCTCAAAACAATGCTCAAAACTCAATAAGAGAAACGATAGAAATGTACTTTGACGGCTGGAAAAAAGGAGACACCCTGAAGGTGGGAAAAGCAATGCACAGTACATGCAAACTTAAAAACCTAAAAGAAGATAAAGTAATTGTCTTTGACAGGAAAACCTATTTAAGCGGATTTAAGCCTAAAACCACCTTCGAAAAAATAGAGTCTAAAATATTGAGCCTTGATATCACCGGAAATATAGCCGCTGCAAAATGTGAGATAAAAACAGCGAAATATATTTTCACAGATTATTTTAACCTCATGTATACAGAAGGCAGATGGTACATTGTTGATAAAATTTCGACGAGAAAAGAGATTTGA
- a CDS encoding DUF5694 domain-containing protein: MKTIIYIFLLCLPIFILAQKQPSEYFKNPKTKVLVVGSFHFDYPNLDAIKIKKEDQIDVLSPKTAQEVTELVEYIKKFKPTKIAIEAWPEWNANEKLKEYNKGKYRDQRDERYQLAIRIASEMKINEISSIDAGSIWEELQERFGKTDSSFFKKISQDYDFKNEDPVAQQFVTFFKNSDRKNFSSLLKTFQYMNSKESHLYGYGAYLSGDFKLRAHDGADMLALYWYDRNLRMFRNIQNISHAAEDRILVIAGNGHAAVLRQFFTYSAEYDFVEFSSLK; this comes from the coding sequence ATGAAAACCATTATTTATATTTTCTTGCTTTGCCTTCCAATTTTTATTTTAGCACAAAAACAACCTTCAGAGTATTTCAAAAATCCCAAAACTAAGGTATTGGTGGTAGGGTCTTTTCATTTCGATTATCCCAATCTGGATGCTATCAAAATAAAAAAAGAAGACCAAATTGATGTTCTATCTCCTAAAACAGCTCAGGAAGTGACGGAGCTCGTAGAATACATCAAAAAATTCAAACCCACAAAAATTGCTATTGAGGCATGGCCGGAATGGAATGCCAATGAGAAGCTGAAAGAGTACAATAAAGGAAAATACAGGGATCAAAGGGATGAGCGTTATCAACTGGCTATCCGTATTGCCAGTGAAATGAAGATCAATGAAATTTCCAGTATTGATGCGGGATCTATTTGGGAGGAACTTCAGGAAAGATTTGGTAAAACAGATTCTTCATTTTTCAAAAAAATCTCGCAGGATTACGATTTTAAAAATGAAGACCCGGTTGCACAGCAATTTGTTACCTTCTTTAAAAATTCTGATCGTAAGAACTTCTCTTCACTACTGAAAACATTTCAGTATATGAACAGTAAGGAAAGTCATCTTTACGGATATGGAGCTTATCTGAGCGGAGATTTTAAGCTAAGAGCCCATGATGGTGCAGATATGCTTGCGCTGTATTGGTATGACCGAAATCTAAGAATGTTCCGCAATATCCAGAATATTTCTCACGCTGCGGAAGACAGAATCCTTGTCATTGCCGGAAATGGCCATGCCGCAGTATTACGACAATTTTTCACCTATTCAGCGGAATATGATTTCGTAGAGTTCTCATCTTTGAAATAA